TAGTCGTGAGATCAAGGAAGTAGACCGAGATGAGAAGTTGGGTATTAACCTGGCAGATTATCAGGAGTGGACACAGGAAGCTTTCGCCGCATTTCAGAAGACGAATGAAAATTCACTTAGTTAACGTATAGCGTAGGAAAGAATTGCCTTTTTCGGCTGCGGACAGTATCGTTGTTTGACAACGATATTGTCCGCAGCTTTTTTATGACTTGCCGATTTACAATTATTAATTATTCATCATTTATTGTTAATTTTCTACTATCTTTAAGAAACCCTCAATCTCCGTTCGTTATGAAGACAGACACAGCCAGTCGTACGGCCCAGTATATGGCGTTGTTCCGGGCGTTGGAGACGAACCGCCCGTCCGGGAAAAGACTGTTCACCGATCCTTATGCTTTTTCATTTTTAACTGCCCGCTTTAAGTTTATCACCCAGTTATCCGTATTTCCCTTTATCCGTAATCTGGTTGACCAGATTATCCGTAGGCGTATTCCGGGGGCATTGTCTTCTGGTGTTGCCCGAACCCGGTATATTGATGAATTACTGCAACAGGCTGTACGTGATGGTGCTCGCCAGGTCGTGATACTTGGGGCAGGTTATGATACCAGGGCATTACGGCTGGGTTTCCTGCATGCCTTGCCTGTTATAGAGATTGACCACCCGGCGACTGCCAGATTAAAGAAAGAAAGACTGATGAAAAGTCTCGGCGGGTTGCCCCGGCATGTCCGTTATCTGGAAATTGACCTTAATGAACAGAAGCTGGAACAACTGGTAGACGCAGGGGACATCGACACGTCTATTCCAACTGTATTTGTCTGGGAAGGTGTAAGTAATTACCTGTCGCATGAAGCGGTGGCAGCTACTTTTGCTTTTATGGGCTGCTTTCCTTCCGGTAGTCATGTGATATTTACCTACGTGGATGAAAAAGTCCTCCGTTACCCGGCGGCATTTTTTGGTGGAGAGAAATTACTACAGGACCTCCGGCAGATAGAGGAACGCTGGACCTTTGGACTGGAGCCTTTCCTGATGCGCCGGTACCTGGATGATTTTGGAATGGATCTGCTGGAAGACTTCAGCGCAGTAGAATACCGCAGGTATTATCTGCCCGACCGTGCGGAAAAAGGATATGAGTTTTATAGAGTCGCCTTTGCCATAAAAAGATAAATAGCCTACATTTTAGTATCATTTTTATATTTTTATTGAATAACATCTCCCGTATGAAAATTTATGCTCTTTTACTGGCATCTGCTGTCATGTCAACTACTATTTGCTTCGCACAGTCTAAAGATGAAAAAAACGTTGCCACCCAGGTAGAATCACTGAAGAAGGCACTGGTAGATGGTGATAGGGCATCGCTGGAAAAGCTCACAGATGATAAACTGTCCTATGGGCACTCTAATGGAAGAATAGAAGACAAGGCTACATTTGTCTCTAATCTCGTGACAGGAAAATCTGATTTTGTGACGATAGATCTCACTGATCAGAAAATAGCCATCGCAGGTAATACCGCTATAGTAAGACATACCCTTTCAGCTGACATCAATGATAACGGTGTAGCTGGCCATGTAAAGCTATATGTATTGCTGGTGTGGAGCAAAGAAGATGGTCAGTGGAAACTGCTGGCCAGGCAAGCCGTGAAGGTACCTGCCTGAGTCCGTCCGCTATTTTACACATAGTGGAGATAAGCTTACAC
The DNA window shown above is from Chitinophaga agri and carries:
- a CDS encoding class I SAM-dependent methyltransferase, whose amino-acid sequence is MKTDTASRTAQYMALFRALETNRPSGKRLFTDPYAFSFLTARFKFITQLSVFPFIRNLVDQIIRRRIPGALSSGVARTRYIDELLQQAVRDGARQVVILGAGYDTRALRLGFLHALPVIEIDHPATARLKKERLMKSLGGLPRHVRYLEIDLNEQKLEQLVDAGDIDTSIPTVFVWEGVSNYLSHEAVAATFAFMGCFPSGSHVIFTYVDEKVLRYPAAFFGGEKLLQDLRQIEERWTFGLEPFLMRRYLDDFGMDLLEDFSAVEYRRYYLPDRAEKGYEFYRVAFAIKR
- a CDS encoding nuclear transport factor 2 family protein, with the protein product MKIYALLLASAVMSTTICFAQSKDEKNVATQVESLKKALVDGDRASLEKLTDDKLSYGHSNGRIEDKATFVSNLVTGKSDFVTIDLTDQKIAIAGNTAIVRHTLSADINDNGVAGHVKLYVLLVWSKEDGQWKLLARQAVKVPA